ATAACGGAGTATACTCCGAACTGTCTTGCAGTTTACCTAAGAAGTGCGCTTCAAATTACGGGTTGTGTTGGCTCTCACCTTCCCAACTAGCTGTATCAACCGGATGTAATTCTACTCTCTTCTAGGGGATATACCTCGTCAATTCTAACAGAGTTTAAATGAAATGTCTACATAATTTGCTTTGCTTAGCGAGAATTTCGGCGACCCCTAATGTTCAAGGCAAGGATTGCCCCAATCAGTACTAAACTTACCGAAAGGAGAAACAGCACATTGCTGCGTCGTTCACCGGTTCCTGGCAAGCCTTTTTTCGTTGATTCTACATGGCTTCCCATTGACACAGAAACTGACGCACTCTCTTGGCTGGCAGACCCTTTAGCTAAAGCTTGCTCGCCATAGGTCACGGCAAAGGTTCCTAGCGCTTGTGTTCTAAGGGTTAAGCGTTGATTATGAATGGAGAAGGTGAAGTTTGATACATTGCCATTCGCCACCCGGGATACACGTATCTGCTTATTCACAGGGCGGGTTGGTATCTTAACTTCAGCAATCCGACTTAAGGCGACGTCTTGGTTATTGGCATCTTTCAGGGTAATTTGATAATAGTCATTATCTTCACCTTTAAATTGCTCAGGCATCTGCTCTAAAGTTTCTAAGACTTTAACTTCAATACCGGCAATATTCTTCGCATCAATCGGGTTCACCCATACCTCTATGCCCGTTTCTGGATCGCGGAATTGTTCGGTCGCTTCACGCGCTTGTGAGTGCTCATCTGAGCGTGCTTCTTGGCCTGTTACTTGATCGACTGAGATTGTCCGCGAACCGCTTTCAGAAGCTTGCTCACTTGAAGTCGCTGATTCATCCGAAGTACTAGCGTCTGTACTTGACGTCTCTTGGCTTTCTTGACTAGCTTCAGAAGACTCTACAACCGTCTGAACAGTGACTTGCTGTTGAACAGTTTCGTTTACTTGGATATTCACAACTTGCTCTTGCTTGGTAATTTGGTAACCTATCGGCACTTCGATGATAGTGAGTGTGACATTTCCCACAGGCAAGTCTTTAAATTCTACTTGCCCTGCTTCATTTGTCTCAAGTGTCTGGCCATTGACTTGGACTTTAGCGCCTGGAATGAGACGACCTTGGTCATCCTTCACTTCAATGTGTAATTGGCCCGTTTCTTTTAACTTTTCAACGGTAAGGCTTTCGGTAAAGCTTGTACCTTCAGTGATTTCAGCTTGGCCTGCTTGATCCCTTGCTTCATAGCCTTCAGGCAGTTCCGTAATATCATAATTATAGTAGCCGAGTTCTAAGTCAGTAAAGGCAATTCGCCCCTCTTCATCAGAAGTGCCACTTAGGCCACCAAAGGCTAATTGCACCCCTTTAACCGGCTGGCCGTGCTGATCTTGAATCAATAGCTCGGCTTGACCTAATTCCACCGGTCGCTCCACAGAAATAATATATTCCGTCTGGCCCTCTTCTACTTGGAAACTTCCACTCGCTTCATAAAGCACATTATCAGGTGCCTTGTAACTAATGGCATAAGTATGCTCGCCCATTTCCGCTTGGTTAAATAAGACCTTACCACCAGCTGATATCGTGACTGCTTGCTGGTCAATTTGAACACTGTCTAAGGTGAGAGGTTCTTCAAATTGGTCGACAAAGCTTAGTTGATTGTCTTGCAATTTCTTGACGCGCTCCACCGTTAAACTTCTGCTCTCACTCGCGCCTTCAGCAATCTGCACCTCTTGACTGGTAACATCGCCTTGATAGTCTTCTGGTAAGTTCTGCAAGGTATAGGTGTAGCGCCTGGGTTCTAAGTCGGCAAAGACAACTTGACCCATCGCATCGGTAGTCAACTGCTTATCACCTAAAGCGACATCCGCCCCTTCTACCGGTTCTTGCGCCTGATCGACAATTGTTAAGGTAAAGCTACCTTTGGCAATTTCTTTTTGCACTTGAATGTCCAGAGGGGCTCCGGATTCGTTTACCGTTAATACTCCTGCTGCTTGGCCTGAATATCCTTCAGGCAGACTATTCAATTGATAATTGATGCCGCTGCCTATGGCGGAAGCTTCTACGGTAATAAGACCGGAAGCATCGCTAGTATACTCCTGTTCACCGACTAAAATACGAGCATCAGCTACCGGTTCTCCTGCTTGGTCAATTACCCGAATGGCTTGCGGTTGACTTGGTGCCTCTTCAACCAGGGTCAGCACTTCTGCATAATCTACACCCGTTTGCAATTCAACCATCTGCGCTTGCTCAGGCTTAAGGTAACCTGCTGGAACTTCACCGACTACCATGATAGGTGTCAAACCTGGTGCTAAGCCGGTAAAAAACGCTTGACCAGATGCATCACTCACCTGCTCCTTATCGCCCACACCAATATGAACATCAGCCACCGGCTCTTGATTTTCATCGACTACTTGAACCGTTAAACTCGCCCCTTCTTCGGCAAGCTCGCCTGCTTCTTCTAAAGTTAAGGTCGCTTCCCGAGAGTCCGCAGTCACAAGCAGTTCACTTTGCAGTGGACCAGGATATGTATAGCCTTCTGGTAAAGCCGTAATTTCAAAAGGCCACGTACCTTCTGCCACATCTTCAAAGACGATGGCTCCGCTAGCATCACTCTCGCCCGTCTGTCCTGCTAGATTCGCTTGAACACCCGCAAGGCCTTGGCCAAAACTATCGGCAAACTTCACGGTAAAGGTCGTATCCGCTAACTCGTCTGTTTCACTTGCCTGCGTTGGATCACTGCCCTCTGCTGGATCGGTTGCTTCACTGGACTGGGAAGAGTCGGTCGGCTCACCTGTTTGGTCATCCTCGGCAGATTCTTCTCCCAAGGTAACGGTTGCATCTGGAGTACCTAGGACAATATGTAAACTCATATCAGCTGGTAACATCGGATCATTGGCTTGGACTTGGAAGGTCAATTCGTAGGCCTGACCGACATCGGCCAGTTCTACCATACTCCCTGCATCCGCCATAACATTCGCTTGGGTAAGTGTATTTAAATTATCGCTAACATTTCCTGAATAAACCGCTAAAGGTACGAGTGCTTGGTCTTCCCGCACAAACCCATTGCTATCGTATAAGCGTAAAGTATAGGTCCCTTCTGCTAAAGCTAAAGGGCTCTCCAGAGGCGCTTCAGGGCGATGTTGCCAAATATTTAATGCCTCATAAGTTACCGGGTCTCGTTGAATTAAATCGAAACTCACCGAACTTTGCGGAATCGGCTCCCCTTGACCGAGTTGAATATAGAACTGAATCGCTGTTTGAATACTTGGAACTTCTTGTTGAGCGGCCGCTTCGATCGGCTGATTATTTACTTCCTCAGCTGTCACCTGAATCCCTGCCAGACAACTACCTGCCAGCAGTAGACTCAACCAGCCTAATAATTGCTTCTCTCTCATCATTTTCCCTCCTCTTTCACATCTTCATCTTATCACACAAAGTCGAATTTTCTTTGAAAATCAATGATTTCTCTTATTTTTTCCATTTCTGCAAAAATTATTCCCTAAAAATTCATAAAAAAAGAACCCAGTTAAACTGAGTTCTTCATAGCTTTAGCCTAAGCCCGCTTCAGTGGTTGGAATTTCAAATGCATCCAACACTTCTTCCGACGCTTCATTAATAGGCACAGTGTCAATTAATGTTCCTTGAACGATAACACGGTCAATTAAATCATAATCACACGTAATCAGTGTGACGATTGGTGTTTCGCCTTCAGGAATCGGTTCAGCAACTTCTACTGCGGTTGGTGGCACCGTTTCAATACGGTCAATTTCATAAGCATAAACATTCTCCAAGTCGGTTAAATAAATAACATCCCCGTATTCGACCCGTAAAAGTGGAGCAAATAGTAAATCATCATGTACAGAGTGGTGACTGGCTAGCGGGTAATTCGACTCACCCATCTTCTGTTCCGGGTAAAGCGTCCCGGCACCTAAGTACATGCCGACATTTGAAACGCCCAGGTGAATCGGCAAATTCATTCCTACGGCTGGAATCGCAATCCCTCCGACAACGGGTAATTCTTCAGCATTCACACCTGAAAGATTATCACCGATGACCGTTGCGGCATTCAATGTAGAAATATCGTTCCAATCATAGGTTACATCTGCTTGTTGATTCTGTACAATATCTTCCCGGGTAACATTCCCTACTGTATTCGTCTCAGTGCCCTGGCGAATCATTTGATTTTTAATCGGTTCCACCGCAAATAAGGCAAGACCTACAAGAATTAAAAGACTCGCTAATACAATCCGCCATTTACCACCGCGACGTTTCTGCTTTTTGTTATAATGGACTTCACGCCGCATTCTACGTTCTTTCGACATTGCATACCTCCAACTTCATTTAAAATATATGATATATTATATCATTCATCCATAGCTGTGACTACAGCCTTGCTCGACTTCTCATTTAATTCATACTTCCATCATACAAAATTGAACTTTTGTCTTTTCCGCGATAGAAATCATTTGAATTTCAAAAAAAGATAAGCTATACTGAATATATATTCATAAGGGAGTAACTGGAGGGCTTAGGTCCTCGTCAGTATCAACAACGATAAGTGGTCATATGGCTGCTGGTACTGTACTTAATTAGTGAGACTTATGCTAACGACAGAAGTGTCGTCACGCATAAGTCTTTTTTAATGGGGTTACACCTTTAGGATGACTAAAATAATGGAGGTATCTTATGTCTGAAGGAAATTACAGACCCTATAATGACAGCGTTCAAGACGTTACCAGTCGCTTGAATGTTGATCCAGCCCAAGGGCTTTCTTCGCAAGAAGCTAAGCAAAGACTTGAGCAATATGGGGCAAATGAAATCCAAGAGCAAGAACATCGCAGTCTCATGCAGAAATTTGTCGATCAATTTAAAGACTTTATGATTATCGTCTTACTTGTTGCTGCTGTGATTTCTGGTGTTGTCGGTGTAATGGAAGGTGAAGGAATCGCAGATGCGATTATCATCTTGCTAGTAGTTATTTTGAATGCGGTGATGGGGGTATTCCAAGAGTCGAAAGCTGAAGAAGCGATTGACGCTTTGAAAGATATGTCTTCACCAGAAGCGCGTGTGCGCCGTGATGGCTCAATCAGCCGGATTAAAAGCAATGAACTCGTACCGGGGGATATCATACTTTTAGAAGCCGGTGACGTGGTTCCTGCAGATATGCGCTTAATTGAAGCTAACTCACTTCAAATCGAAGAAGCTGCCTTAACAGGTGAATCTGTACCTGTTTATAAAGACACAGAGACCATTACTGATACTGAAGTGGGTATTGGTGACCGTGTTAACATGGGCTTTTCAAGCACCAACGTAACTTACGGACGTGGTTTAGGGATTGTTACTGGCACAGGTATGGACACAGAAGTGGGTCATATCGCAGGTATGTTGGCGAATACAGATAAGCAATTAACGCCTCTACAACGTGACCAAGAAGAACTCGGTCGTACTTTAACTTATGCAATTATTATTGTCGCGGTTGTTACGTTTATCGTTGGGGTAACTTTCCAAGACTTCGCATGGTTAGATATGTTGCTTATTTCCATTTCGCTTGCGGTAGCAGCCATTCCTGAAGGTTTACCAGCTATTTCGACGATTATCTTATCAATCGGTACGCAATCGATGGCTAATCGCAATGCCTTAGTCCGTACCTTGCCAGCCGTTGAAACCTTAGGTAGTACCCAAGTTATCTGTTCGGATAAGACCGGTACATTGACGATGAACGAGATGACCATCGAGAAAGTTTACTACAACAACTCGATGAATGATGCTAGCGAATATATCGATCCTAGCTCACCACTTGTCCGTAGTATTACCTTTGCTAACGACGCTGCTCCAGATAGAGAAGGCAAAATCGTTGGGGACCCAACCGAAGTGGCCATGATTCACTACGGTCAAAATCATGACCAAGACTTACAAGCTGACTTAGCGAAATACCCTCGCGTTGAGGAAGTACCATTTGATTCAACTCGTAAGCTCATGTCAACGATTCATGACAAAGGCGATGGAACTTATTACGTTGCTGCCAAAGGTGCACCAGACCAACTACTTGAACGCGTGACCCACATTAACATAAATGGCGATGTGCGTCCGATTACGCAAGACGACAAAGCAGCGATTCTCCATGCTAATGAGAACATGGCCCGCAATGCCTTGCGTGTCTTAGCTGGTGCTTATAAAGAAATCGACACCATCCCTACAACGGTTGATACTGAGACGGTTGAACAAGACTTAATCTTTGCAGGTCTCGTTGGTATGATTGACCCTGAGCGCCCAGAAGCTGGTGACTCCATTCGTCTTGCCCGTAACGCTGGTATCCGCACAGTGATGATTACAGGTGACCACGCCATTACAGCGCAAGCAATTGCAGAGCGTTTAACAATCCTTGATCCAAACGATCCAAATAACGAAGAACACGTTATGACAGGTGCCGAATTAGACAAGATGTCTGATGAAGAACTTGCCCGCAATGTTGAAAATTACTCCGTTTACGCTCGGGTATCACCTGAACATAAGGTTCGCATTATCCGTGCATGGCAATCTCATGATAAAGTCGTAGCCATGACCGGTGACGGTGTAAACGATGCGCCGTCCTTGAAGCAAGCAGATATCGGGGTTGGTATGGGTATTACCGGTACGGAAGTATCTAAGGGTGCTTCTGATATGGTTCTGGCCGACGATAACTTTGAGACTATCGTATCTGCCGTTGGTGAAGGACGTAAAGTATTTGCCAACATCCAGAAAGCAGTTCAATTCTTGCTTTCAGCTAACTTAGGGGAAGTGATGACCCTATTTATTGCTACTTTATTCGGCTGGCAAATTCTTGAGCCAGTCCACATTCTATGGATTAACTTAGTTACCGACGTATTCCCAGCCATCGCTTTAGGTATGGAAGACGCTGAACCAGATGTCATGGATCATGCCCCGCGTACAACAGAAGATAGCTTCCTATCTTTCGGAGTTCTCCCAAGTATTCTCTACCAAGGTATCGCAGAAGGTGGTATTACCCTCTTTGTATACTGGTACGCACGTTTCGTCTTACATGCTGAGACAGCAATGATGCCTGAGACAATTAACTTAGCTGAAACGATGGCCTTTATCACTCTCGGCTTTATCCAACTATTCCACTCATACAACGTGAAGTCAATCTTCCGTTCACTATTCAGTGGCAATCCATTTGATAACAAATACCTTAACGGTGCCTTCCTATTATCTGGTGCAATGATTCTTGTCGTTGTATTAGTACCAGGCATTAATACATACTTTGACGTTACGCTTCCAAACGGCCAAGAATGGTTGCTATGTTTCGCAGCAGCCTTTGCCCTAGTTATCATCGTTGAAATTGTGAAGTGGCTTTTCCGTGTTACTGGCAAAGCAGACGATTACCAACGTGTGGTAAATACGGATCGTTAAGCATCGCTTACCCATCGAGTCGATTGACTTGGTGGGTTTTTTGTGTTGGCCTTGTTTGCGTTCCTGAATAATGCGGTCGTATCAATCTTCAGTAATACTTATATTCATTGAGCTGTATAATTGTGAGGGTATTTAGATAATTTATCCCCACACCACATCGATGCATAAATAATGCCTCTGCATATATTTCTGTTAACTTGAATAATTGCTGATAACTATAAAGAAAACCCTTTCATATAAACGATACTTATTATCTATCCAAACTTTTAATTTGCTAACATTTTCTCAAAATGCTTTAATTAATCTATCACTATAAAAGAAAGGAGCAGACAGTTGAAGATTATTCGTCAATTATTCTGGATTTTCTTATTCTCTTTGCTAGGCGAACTATTGTCCAGCCTTATCCGGTCCATTGTTGCTATTCCGGGTAGTGTGATTGGAATGATCTTATTATTTATCGCCCTTCATTATAATTGGCTAGCAATGGAAGATGTTGAAGATGTGGGAACATGGCTTACAGATAATATGGCCATCTTCTTTGTCCCTGCTGGGGTTGGTTTGATGACTAATTTTGATATTTTAGGTGGAATTTGGTGGCAGCTCTTACTGATTCTATTGATCAGTGTCGTCGTACTTATTGGTATCGTCGGACACATTGTGCAAGCGATTAAGCGCAAGCAAGAGCCACATTCACTCCAAGAGGAAGGAAAGGTGGATAAGAAATAATGCTTACAAATACCTTCAACGTAATATTGGATAGTCAGACCCTTTGGATTGTACTGACCTTAGGCATCTTTGTTGGGATTGCTGCTTTGCAAAGTAAAATCAAGCACCCTACCTTTAGAGCCTTTGTGAATCCATTGCTTTTATCCATTATTGTCTTAATTGCCCTACTTCTTGTATTGAACGTGCCTTATGAAACTTATCAGGCGGGCGGTCAATTCGTCGGCATATGGGTGACCCCTGCTACTGTCGCCTTGGCAATCAAGCTGGAGAAGAACTTTGAGTACTTTGCTAAATATTATCCAGCGATTCTCTCAGGTATCATCGGTGGCGTCCTCGTTCATACCATCCTGGTCTTTATCTTTGCCTGGATTTTCGACTTTGACGCGCAGATGGTAGCAACCTTGTATCCTAAATCCATCACCACAGCAATTGCAGTCGGTATAACGGAGTCACTTGGGGGGATTGTTTCCCTCACGGTCGCTTTAGTCGTCTTTACAGGTGTCATCGGTTCGGTTATTGGCGAGCAAGTATTAAGAGCTTTCAAGATAGACGATCCAGTAGCTCAAGGTGTTGCCCTGGGTATGTCTGCCCATGCAATGGGTACGTCAAAAGCCATCCAAATGGGCGATGTTCACGGCGCTATGTCTGGTTTATCCATTATCATCACAGGTATTGTAACGGTTCTACTGGCTCCATTAGTTGGGCCCCTACTGCAAACATTACTCTAAGTTAACTATAAAGGAGAAATATCATGACAGAAACAAACTACAACGCACCTAAAGAAGTGAAGTCGCTAGATATCGTAAACACCATTGAACTGGAAGATTTCGCGTCGGAAATCGTGCCTAAAGGTGGTTTCGATTATATGGCCGGTGGCTCAGGTGATGAATTCACCCTCCGCCGCAATGTTGAAAGCTTTAACTTTAAAGGCATACTCCCTCGGGTGGCGGCCGATGTTGAATTCCCAGACACAAGCACGCGCATCTTCGAACATGACTTGAAAGTTCCTTATATTATGGCGCCCATTGCTGCCCACGGCTTAGCTCATGAATCGAAAGAAGCCGGTACAGCCTGAGGCATTAGTGAATTCGGTGGCACAATTATGTCGATTAGTGCCTATTCCGGAGCCACATTCCAAGAGATTGAAACAGGCTTAAACGGCAACCCACGCTGGTTCCAAATTTACATGAGTAAGGACGATGAGCTGAATAAGAACATTCTTGACGAAGCCAAGCAAGACGGCGCAACGGCCATCATCTTAACCGCAGATGCAACGCTATCGGGCAACCGAGACCGGGACGACAAGAACAAATTCGTCTACCCATTCGGCATGCCAATTGTATCCCGCTACTTAACTGGGACCGGAGCAAATATGTCCCTCAATAATATCTACGCCCAATCCAAGCAGAAAATCAGCCTAGAAGACATTCGCTTCATCAAAGAGCACTCCCAACTACCAGTCTTCTTAAAAGGAGTCCAAAGCCCAGAAGACGCCCTTGCAGCCATTGGCGCAGGTGTAGATGGCATTTGGGTATCTAACCACGGTGGACGTCAATTAGATGGCGCACCAGGATCCTTTGAGACTCTGGAAGGTATTGCTGAAGCTGTGGCAGGTCGGGTACCAATCGTCTTTGATTCTGGTGTTCGCCGCGGTGAGCA
This region of Suicoccus acidiformans genomic DNA includes:
- a CDS encoding MSCRAMM family protein translates to MREKQLLGWLSLLLAGSCLAGIQVTAEEVNNQPIEAAAQQEVPSIQTAIQFYIQLGQGEPIPQSSVSFDLIQRDPVTYEALNIWQHRPEAPLESPLALAEGTYTLRLYDSNGFVREDQALVPLAVYSGNVSDNLNTLTQANVMADAGSMVELADVGQAYELTFQVQANDPMLPADMSLHIVLGTPDATVTLGEESAEDDQTGEPTDSSQSSEATDPAEGSDPTQASETDELADTTFTVKFADSFGQGLAGVQANLAGQTGESDASGAIVFEDVAEGTWPFEITALPEGYTYPGPLQSELLVTADSREATLTLEEAGELAEEGASLTVQVVDENQEPVADVHIGVGDKEQVSDASGQAFFTGLAPGLTPIMVVGEVPAGYLKPEQAQMVELQTGVDYAEVLTLVEEAPSQPQAIRVIDQAGEPVADARILVGEQEYTSDASGLITVEASAIGSGINYQLNSLPEGYSGQAAGVLTVNESGAPLDIQVQKEIAKGSFTLTIVDQAQEPVEGADVALGDKQLTTDAMGQVVFADLEPRRYTYTLQNLPEDYQGDVTSQEVQIAEGASESRSLTVERVKKLQDNQLSFVDQFEEPLTLDSVQIDQQAVTISAGGKVLFNQAEMGEHTYAISYKAPDNVLYEASGSFQVEEGQTEYIISVERPVELGQAELLIQDQHGQPVKGVQLAFGGLSGTSDEEGRIAFTDLELGYYNYDITELPEGYEARDQAGQAEITEGTSFTESLTVEKLKETGQLHIEVKDDQGRLIPGAKVQVNGQTLETNEAGQVEFKDLPVGNVTLTIIEVPIGYQITKQEQVVNIQVNETVQQQVTVQTVVESSEASQESQETSSTDASTSDESATSSEQASESGSRTISVDQVTGQEARSDEHSQAREATEQFRDPETGIEVWVNPIDAKNIAGIEVKVLETLEQMPEQFKGEDNDYYQITLKDANNQDVALSRIAEVKIPTRPVNKQIRVSRVANGNVSNFTFSIHNQRLTLRTQALGTFAVTYGEQALAKGSASQESASVSVSMGSHVESTKKGLPGTGERRSNVLFLLSVSLVLIGAILALNIRGRRNSR
- a CDS encoding class A sortase — its product is MSKERRMRREVHYNKKQKRRGGKWRIVLASLLILVGLALFAVEPIKNQMIRQGTETNTVGNVTREDIVQNQQADVTYDWNDISTLNAATVIGDNLSGVNAEELPVVGGIAIPAVGMNLPIHLGVSNVGMYLGAGTLYPEQKMGESNYPLASHHSVHDDLLFAPLLRVEYGDVIYLTDLENVYAYEIDRIETVPPTAVEVAEPIPEGETPIVTLITCDYDLIDRVIVQGTLIDTVPINEASEEVLDAFEIPTTEAGLG
- a CDS encoding cation-translocating P-type ATPase, coding for MSEGNYRPYNDSVQDVTSRLNVDPAQGLSSQEAKQRLEQYGANEIQEQEHRSLMQKFVDQFKDFMIIVLLVAAVISGVVGVMEGEGIADAIIILLVVILNAVMGVFQESKAEEAIDALKDMSSPEARVRRDGSISRIKSNELVPGDIILLEAGDVVPADMRLIEANSLQIEEAALTGESVPVYKDTETITDTEVGIGDRVNMGFSSTNVTYGRGLGIVTGTGMDTEVGHIAGMLANTDKQLTPLQRDQEELGRTLTYAIIIVAVVTFIVGVTFQDFAWLDMLLISISLAVAAIPEGLPAISTIILSIGTQSMANRNALVRTLPAVETLGSTQVICSDKTGTLTMNEMTIEKVYYNNSMNDASEYIDPSSPLVRSITFANDAAPDREGKIVGDPTEVAMIHYGQNHDQDLQADLAKYPRVEEVPFDSTRKLMSTIHDKGDGTYYVAAKGAPDQLLERVTHININGDVRPITQDDKAAILHANENMARNALRVLAGAYKEIDTIPTTVDTETVEQDLIFAGLVGMIDPERPEAGDSIRLARNAGIRTVMITGDHAITAQAIAERLTILDPNDPNNEEHVMTGAELDKMSDEELARNVENYSVYARVSPEHKVRIIRAWQSHDKVVAMTGDGVNDAPSLKQADIGVGMGITGTEVSKGASDMVLADDNFETIVSAVGEGRKVFANIQKAVQFLLSANLGEVMTLFIATLFGWQILEPVHILWINLVTDVFPAIALGMEDAEPDVMDHAPRTTEDSFLSFGVLPSILYQGIAEGGITLFVYWYARFVLHAETAMMPETINLAETMAFITLGFIQLFHSYNVKSIFRSLFSGNPFDNKYLNGAFLLSGAMILVVVLVPGINTYFDVTLPNGQEWLLCFAAAFALVIIVEIVKWLFRVTGKADDYQRVVNTDR
- a CDS encoding CidA/LrgA family protein → MKIIRQLFWIFLFSLLGELLSSLIRSIVAIPGSVIGMILLFIALHYNWLAMEDVEDVGTWLTDNMAIFFVPAGVGLMTNFDILGGIWWQLLLILLISVVVLIGIVGHIVQAIKRKQEPHSLQEEGKVDKK
- a CDS encoding LrgB family protein: MLTNTFNVILDSQTLWIVLTLGIFVGIAALQSKIKHPTFRAFVNPLLLSIIVLIALLLVLNVPYETYQAGGQFVGIWVTPATVALAIKLEKNFEYFAKYYPAILSGIIGGVLVHTILVFIFAWIFDFDAQMVATLYPKSITTAIAVGITESLGGIVSLTVALVVFTGVIGSVIGEQVLRAFKIDDPVAQGVALGMSAHAMGTSKAIQMGDVHGAMSGLSIIITGIVTVLLAPLVGPLLQTLL